A window of Deltaproteobacteria bacterium contains these coding sequences:
- a CDS encoding acyl carrier protein, protein MEVTVDLITHVKRLIIERLKLEEIAIEDIDTDAPLFGEGLGLDSIDALELVIGLEKEYGVSIPDAEVGRKVFQSVRTIAQYIVENQGEKLSTADGSL, encoded by the coding sequence ATGGAGGTCACCGTGGACCTGATCACGCATGTGAAGAGGCTGATCATCGAGAGGCTCAAATTGGAGGAGATAGCAATAGAGGACATTGATACTGATGCTCCTCTGTTCGGCGAGGGGTTGGGACTCGACTCCATCGATGCCCTGGAGCTGGTCATCGGTTTGGAAAAGGAGTATGGGGTGAGCATCCCTGATGCTGAGGTGGGCAGGAAGGTATTTCAGTCGGTAAGGACCATTGCCCAATATATCGTGGAGAACCAGGGGGAAAAGCTATCAACAGCTGATGGTTCACTGTAA
- a CDS encoding CBS domain-containing protein, whose translation MLVRDVMTSNVVTIPSNTPVLEAERILEFHRFERLPVVDKGKLVGLVTKDNLLRSSPSSATSLSRGELQYLLSKLTVKEIMKKDVITVSPDIAVEQAVAIAQGNKVGCLVIVEGDRVVGILTTNDIFYKILNPLLGIGEAGKRIIIHGAGEPEQMQKVIESVSKSGIKVKTFCSLKSPEAEETDLILHLDAEDISPLTSQLKGMGFSVDIREHAP comes from the coding sequence ATGTTAGTTCGTGATGTAATGACCTCTAATGTTGTTACCATCCCCAGTAATACGCCAGTTTTGGAGGCCGAGCGGATTCTGGAGTTCCATAGATTCGAGCGTCTGCCAGTGGTTGACAAGGGAAAACTGGTGGGACTGGTGACCAAAGATAACCTTTTAAGGTCTTCTCCCTCGTCAGCCACCTCTTTGAGCCGAGGAGAGCTTCAATATCTTCTGTCAAAGTTGACCGTAAAGGAGATCATGAAGAAGGATGTGATAACGGTCTCGCCGGACATCGCTGTGGAACAGGCTGTAGCAATAGCCCAGGGCAACAAAGTCGGTTGTTTGGTGATCGTGGAAGGAGACAGGGTTGTAGGGATATTGACTACCAACGACATCTTTTACAAAATATTGAATCCCCTCCTTGGGATAGGTGAAGCTGGCAAGCGGATCATTATCCATGGGGCTGGAGAACCCGAACAGATGCAAAAGGTGATCGAATCCGTGTCCAAGTCTGGCATCAAGGTAAAGACCTTCTGTTCCCTAAAGTCCCCTGAGGCCGAGGAAACTGATCTTATTCTTCACCTGGATGCAGAGGATATCTCCCCGTTGACTTCACAGCTCAAAGGGATGGGGTTCTCGGTAGATATAAGGGAGCATGCTCCTTAA